From Hydractinia symbiolongicarpus strain clone_291-10 chromosome 11, HSymV2.1, whole genome shotgun sequence, the proteins below share one genomic window:
- the LOC130614162 gene encoding NSFL1 cofactor p47-like, whose translation MADENSQLISEFISVTGVDENRAKFYLQSANWELHTALATFYDDDSDDVVAVDPQSHTGSSNIKDETSPTPPLSSSRASKSQPSRFATISQFQRENDSSGDEGQAFYAGGSERSGQQIIGPDKKKNPTQALFDAAKQHGAQVVEDHAPSSSEKTKHIFQGAGYTLGSDVEPSHQVSAALNPADIQAEPKNVKIKFWKNGFSVDNGPLKDFNDPGNKEFLDDIARGEIPRELRAEVHGGEVHVDMEDHREEDYVLPKEKLKAFSGAGHTLGSPAPRILENVPAAAARIPSQPTFKVDETKPVTTIQIRLADGTRLISKFNHHNTVGDIKNLVKNARPGTGNFNLMTTFPNKVLTDDSITINDAKLLNAVVVQRMV comes from the coding sequence ATGGCGGACGAAAACAGTCAGCTTATATCCGAATTTATTTCAGTAACAGGGGTTGATGAGAATAGGGCAAAGTTTTACCTTCAATCTGCAAACTGGGAGTTGCACACAGCGCTAGCAACATTTTATGATGACGATTCTGATGATGTAGTGGCAGTAGACCCACAATCACATACTGGCAGTTCAAATATTAAAGACGAAACTTCTCCCACGCCGCCATTATCATCTTCTCGTGCAAGCAAAAGTCAACCCAGTCGCTTTGCAACGATATCTCAATTTCAAAGAGAAAACGATTCTAGTGGTGATGAAGGACAAGCTTTTTATGCAGGTGGATCTGAAAGAAGTGGACAGCAAATTATTGGTCCTGACAAAAAAAAGAATCCAACACAAGCTTTGTTTGATGCTGCTAAACAACATGGTGCACAAGTTGTTGAGGATCATGCTCCTAGCAGTAGtgagaaaacaaaacatatttttcaaggTGCAGGTTATACATTAGGATCTGATGTTGAACCCTCACATCAAGTAAGTGCAGCACTTAACCCTGCTGATATACAAGCAGAGCCAAAGAATGTAAAgataaaattttggaaaaatggTTTTTCTGTTGACAATGGACCACTTAAAGACTTTAATGATCCTGGTAATAAAGAATTTCTTGATGATATTGCTAGGGGTGAAATTCCGAGGGAATTAAGAGCAGAAGTGCATGGTGGGGAAGTTCACGTTGATATGGAGGACCATCGCGAAGAGGATTATGTTCtaccaaaagaaaaattaaaagcttTTTCTGGAGCTGGACATACCTTGGGTAGTCCTGCTCCCAGAATTTTGGAGAATGTGCCTGCTGCAGCCGCTAGAATTCCAAGTCAACCAACTTTTAAAGTTGACGAAACGAAACCAGTTACCACGATACAAATAAGACTTGCTGATGGAACCAgacttatttcaaaatttaaccACCACAACACTGTTGGTGATATTAAAAATTTGGTAAAAAATGCAAGACCTGGAACaggaaattttaatttaatgacAACGTTTCCTAATAAAGTCTTAACAGATGATTCAATCACTATAAAtgatgcaaaacttttaaatgcaGTTGTTGTTCAAAGGATGGTGTAG